A DNA window from Ipomoea triloba cultivar NCNSP0323 chromosome 10, ASM357664v1 contains the following coding sequences:
- the LOC116032293 gene encoding putative late blight resistance protein homolog R1A-10 has product MPNIYEIGNDKVVGFENEATTIINELIRGSKEKEVILITGMGGLGKTTLVKRVYEEKSIVNHFDKYAWCTVSQEYDCKDLFNKIYNQVCGKETETDSIAEKLRKSLMGWRYLIVLDDIWSLKAWEELNRAFPSCDNGSRVVLTSRQESVVSNAKHICLPFFTVDESWELLQVKLFKGKECPKEIENIGKQISKECGGLPLIVGLVAGLLGGVEKSEQMWQKFLNTLSSQVAFRGGMQSNDVIELSYKHLSHDLKQCLLYFSAFKEDAEIEVSYLIELWISEGFIKITEEERVEDMAKHYLNHLVRSNLVMVSERNYDGGILWCVVHDLVHDFCLAKAKKENFLHIIRVGDKLDPTLKFTPYRISFRRSRFFEIPNELVPWNSSVSTILGYPEIYNEIHFDVYNGSWVAKKFEHLTILSFESIMMDKSVLFEMNSLIHLKYLALYLCGRGSVSPSSLKNLQCLLTLKLRSEKHLHLPKYFLNMKSLRHMTIRHYGCDSCPTEPTPACGIETISGLEVLQSLDLQTFLCIRRDEHLLRKLSNLKCLSCVVSSSYPFADEIEMLHHLEFLWIHKLRFWDVDPYSHENPHLLKDLKLSKFPSNIKEINLEGITLSSSAMSIIAQLSNLEALILVGCKFEEEEWKVEEETLFCKLKYLELMNPGITIWNISSSESFPCLEQVILDCCVKLQEVPYSLADIATLKLIWVRDCTDTCERSVKKIEEDVQEFGNDGQLKIILRMTGDSNISSANMTGPGPIKRRHDRDMFRQREELRTKFMAFLAEKRSDKGRGIAGMFSKIKQIKNKGRLEHQQ; this is encoded by the exons atgCCAAACATCTATGAGATTGGTAATGATAAAGTTGTGGGTTTTGAGAATGAAGCAACAACAATTATAAATGAACTTATTCGTGGGTCAAAGGAGAAAgaagtaattttaattactgGTATGGGCGGGTTGGGAAAGACAACTTTGGTCAAGAGAGTGTATGAGGAGAAATCTATAGTCAACCACTTTGACAAATATGCATGGTGTACTGTTTCTCAAGAATATGATTGTAAGGACTTGttcaacaaaatatataatcaagttTGTGGCAAGGAGACAGAGACTGATAGTATAGCTGAAAAGCTTCGCAAAAGCCTGATGGGATGGAGATACCTCATAGTGTTGGATGATATTTGGAGTCTCAAAGCATGGGAAGAATTGAATAGAGCTTTTCCCTCATGTGACAATGGAAGTAGAGTTGTTTTAACAAGCAGACAAGAAAGTGTAGTTTCTAATGCTAAACATATTTGCCTTCCATTCTTCACTGTTGATGAGAGCTGGGAATTATTGCAAGTGAAGTTATTTAAAGGGAAGGAATGCCCTAAAGAGATTGAAAATATTGGAAAACAAATATCTAAAGAGTGTGGGGGACTACCTTTAATAGTTGGTTTGGTAGCCGGGCTTCTGGGAGGAGTTGAAAAGAGTGAgcaaatgtggcaaaaatttCTTAATACTTTAAGCTCACAAGTTGCATTTAGAGGCGGAATGCAGAGCAATGATGTGATAGAACTTAGTTACAAGCATTTATCACATGATTTGAAACAATGCTTACTTTACTTTAGTGCATTCAAAGAGGATGCAGAAATTGAAGTTTCTTATCTAATAGAACTATGGATATCTGAAGGGTTCATAAAGATTACGGAGGAGGAGAGAGTAGAAGACATGGCAAAGCATTATTTGAACCATCTGGTTAGGAGTAACTTAGTAATGGTTTCTGAAAGGAATTACGATGGTGGCATCTTATGGTGCGTTGTTCATGATTTGGTACATGATTTTTGTTTAGCAAAAGCTAAAAAGGAAAATTTCTTGCACATAATTAGGGTGGGAGATAAATTGGACCCAACTTTGAAATTTACTCCATATCGAATATCTTTTCGTAGATCTAGATTTTTTGAAATTCCTAATGAATTGGTACCATGGAATTCTTCTGTCAGCACAATTTTGGGTTACCCAGAGATTTACAATGAAATACATTTTGATGTTTATAATGGCTCATGGGTAGCCAAAAAATTTGAACATCTCACAATCTTGAGTTTTGAGTCCATTATGATGGACAAATCAGTTTTATTCGAAATGAACTCACTAATTCATCTAAAGTATCTTGCTCTTTATCTATGTGGACGTGGTTCTGTCTCACCATCATCACTCAAGAATCTTCAGTGTCTCTTAACATTAAAGTTGAGATCAGAAAAGCATTTGCATTTgccaaaatattttttgaatatgaAAAGTTTGAGACATATGACTATCCGCCACTATGGTTGTGATTCATGCCCAACAGAACCAACTCCAGCATGTGGTATTGAAACAATTTCTGGTTTAGAAGTCTTACAGAGCTTAGATTTGCAGACTTTTCTGTGTATAAGGAGGGATGAACATTTATTGAGGAAGCTTTCCAATCTCAAATGTTTGAGTTGTGTGGTCTCATCTTCATATCCATTTGctgatgaaattgaaatgctGCATCATCTTGAATTTCTCTGGATACATAAACTCCGTTTTTGGGATGTTGATCCATATAGTCATGAGAATCCACATCTTCTTAAGGATCTTAAACTCAGCAAGTTTCCATCAAatattaaggaaataaatttggAGGGTATTACTCTTTCGTCGTCAGCAATGTCAATAATTGCACAGCTCTCCAATCTTGAAGCTCTAATACTAGTGGGTTGCAAGTTTGAGGAGGAAGAATGGAAAGTGGAGGAGGAAACCCTATTCTGCAAACTCAAATACCTGGAATTAATGAATCCTGGTATTACAATTTGGAATATTAGCAGTTCTGAGTCTTTTCCTTGCCTTGAGCAAGTAATTTTGGATTGTTGTGTGAAGTTACAGGAGGTGCCTTATAGTTTGGCTGATATTGCTACATTGAAACTAATCTGGGTTCGTGACTGCACTGATACATGTGAACGGTCCGTGAAGAAAATTGAGGAAGATGTACAAGAATTCGGAAATGATGGGCAACTCAAGATTATATTAA GAATGACAGGTGATTCAAATATAAGTTCTGCAAATATGACAGGGCCAGGGCCTATAAAGAGAAGACATGATCGAGATATGTTCCGGCAAAGAG AAGAGTTGAGGACAAAATTCATGGCTTTTTTGGCTGAAAAAAGATCCGACAAAGGAAGGGGAATCGCcggaatgttttcaaaaataaaacaaataaaaaacaaaggaaGGTTAGAACATCAACAATAG